In Mercenaria mercenaria strain notata unplaced genomic scaffold, MADL_Memer_1 contig_986, whole genome shotgun sequence, a single genomic region encodes these proteins:
- the LOC128555052 gene encoding uncharacterized protein LOC128555052, with protein MGNRCTKVENRYHAPLKIIVTDPCGKNTLFRLATNDSRVIKSQRRNVTVSVFDTDEAERPYSALTVAAGTYVWIESNCLGKPDVLSDADQSSVGRRMTNTSLNDYDLPNSVITDETDTPVIESTMTDTKLGNVICRQNMQLEKEVKECLGNTFKSALSGLRDVAETGTTELATAFTKFVKDMENKTFELRNYIDSQTAPCQNADMIYQLLENQKLSFQTVIQKCTLKVTDGKLCDYDALDIEQQKRVLLELERYLRNGVNILTNVSKALKWSFRCIALVFVLVFIYQIYKSDNPLKEATKKIIDFGVGYVVAAIGSKLGALIGAIGGPIGVVVGSILGGMIGGVLGRYCGKGIFKIVCIFFPKSTGGPGQPPIEGTKYIYGQPCIQGAGAVMEQTKLHGLLPKGQPKIAGAEAAIGLPKLWK; from the exons ATGGGCAACCGTTGCACAAAAGTAGAAAACCGTTATCATGCACCGTTGAAAATCATTGTGACTGATCCTTGCGGAAAAAACACGTTGTTTCGTTTGGCTACCAACGACAGTAGGGTTATCAAATCACAGAGAAGAAATGTTACAGTTAGTGTGTTTGATACCGACGAAGCCGAAAGGCCTTATTCAGCTTTAACAGTTGCTGCAGGTACTTATGTATGGATAGAGAGCAACTGTTTAGGCAAACCAGACGTATTGAGCGACGCAGATCAATCTTCAGTTGGGAGACGTATGACAAATACATCATTAAATGACTATGATTTACCAAATTCTGTAATAACAGATGAAACAGATACACCTGTCATTGAATCAAC TATGACAGACACAAAATTAGGCAACGTTATATGCAGACAAAATATGCAGCTCGAAAAAGAAGTGAAGGAATGCTTAGGTAATACTTTTAAAAGTGCACTTTCCGGTCTGCGTGATGTAGCAGAAACAGGTACGACAGAACTGGCTACAGCTTTTACGAAGTTTGTGAAAGACATGGAAAATAAGACATTTGAGTTAAGAAATTACATAGATAGCCAAACTGCTCCCTGTCAAAACGCAGATATGATTTATCAGCTGTTAGAAAACCAAAAGCTGTCATTTCAAACCGTAATTCAAAAATGTACACTGAAAGTAACTGATGGCAAATTATGTGATTATGATGCTTTAGATATTGAACAACAAAAACGTGTCCTGTTGGAACTTGAAAGATATCTAAGAAATGGAGTCAACATATTGACAAATGTTTCTAAAGCTTTAAAATGGTCTTTCAGATGTATTGCTCTCGTTTTTGTATTAGTTTTTATTTACCAAATATACAAGTCTGACAATCCATTGAAAGAGGCGACAAAGAAGATTATAGATTTCGGGGTAGGATATGTTGTTGCGGCAATAGGGTCTAAATTAGGAGCATTGATTGGTGCTATTGGGGGACCAATCGGTGTTGTTGTTGGCTCTATTCTTGGAGGCATGATTGGTGGAGTATTAGGGAGGTACTGTGGAAAGGGAATTTTCAAAATAGTGTGTATTTTCTTTCCGAAATCTACTGGTGGCCCAGGTCAGCCTCCCATTGAAGGgacaaaatatatatatggtCAACCATGTATTCAAGGAGCTGGGGCAGTTATGGAACAAACAAAACTACACGGTTTACTACCGAAAGGGCAGCCTAAAATTGCTGGTGCCGAAGCAGCGATAGGTTTGCCAAAACTctggaaataa